In Centropristis striata isolate RG_2023a ecotype Rhode Island chromosome 5, C.striata_1.0, whole genome shotgun sequence, a single genomic region encodes these proteins:
- the szrd1 gene encoding SUZ domain-containing protein 1 yields MDEEVAESWEEAADSGEMEKRLEEKLRISQREKESSNNSSRSPLKTTMVIQDDSLPAAPPPQIRILKRPTSNGSLGSPLNQNRPTPQVKSLAQREAEYAEARKRILGSACPEETPQDKPNTDRTGRNNFTSPSEDTRSNNHTVRQPAGPDGTHGFRQHR; encoded by the exons ATGGATGAGGAGGTCGCCGAAAGTTGGGAGGAAGCTGCTGATAGTGGG gaaatggaaaaacggtTAGAAGAGAAGCTAAGGATCAGCCAGAGAGAAAA GGAGTCAAGTAATAATTCTTCACGATCTCCATTGAAAACAACCATGGTGATACAGGACGACTCTCTTCCAGCAGCACCCCCACCTCAGATACGCATTTTGAAGCGGCCTACAAGTAACGGGTCACTGGGATCACCCTTGAATCAGAACAGACCCACACCACAGGTCAAATCTCTGGCCCAGCGTGAGGCAGAGTATGCCGAGGCCAGGAAGAGAATACTCGGCAGCGCCTGCCCAGAGGAGACGCCTCAGGACAAACCCAACACTGACAG GACAGGCCGCAATAACTTTACATCGCCTTCAGAGGACACCCGATCAAACAATCACACTGTGCGGCAGCCAGCCGGCCCAGACGGCACCCACGGGTTCCGACAGCACAGATAA